In Nocardioides luti, the DNA window GACCGCTCCGGCGTGCACCGGCTGGCGTACTACGCCGACGACACCCCCGGTCTCTGGGCCGCGCCCGTCGTGCTCGTGGCGGTGCTGCTGCTGGCGGCGTACGTCGTCGTGCGCCGGAGCTCCGCGCCCGCGCGCGTCCTGCCGAACCTCGCGGTGTGGGTGGCCACGCTGCTCGTGGTGCTCCCGCTGCTCGCGCGCGTGACGTCGCTGCAGGGCGGGATCGACTCGGACAACGCCCCCGGCTACCACGCCGGCTTCCGCCTCGGCGTGACCGGCTGGGAGACCACGCTGCTGCTGACCCTGGTCGGGCTGGTCTGCGCCGTGCTCGTGGCGCTGCTGACCGGCTCGGTCGACCGGGCCGGGCTGCGGGCCGGTGCGTCCGGGCTGGCCGGCCGGCTGCAGTCCGACCCGTCGCGACCCGCCGGTGCCGCTGGTGCTGGTGGTCCCGGTGCTGGTGCGCCCGGTGCTGGTCGTCCCGGTGCGGGCTGGGCGCCGGCCGGTGCGCCGCAGGCGCCGCCGGCCGGCTGGCACCCGCCCGGCACCGAGCCGCTCGCGGACCCGACCCCGCCCGCACCGGTCCCGGGCTCCCCCTGGCCGAGCACCGGGCCGACCCCGCCGACGCAGCCGCTGCCCGAGGCGGCCCCGCCGCCCTGGCCGCCCGCCGACAGCGGCCCGGACGACGGCCGCACCCGGATCCGCCCGGCGCAGCCACCCCGCGACTGACCCCGGCCCGCGCGGCGACCGGTGGGACGTCATACGGACGGGGCACCCGCTTGCTCTCACCGCATGACGTCCCCGGCATCCCCCGGGCCCCGCCCCCGGGACGTCATACGGACGGAGCAACCCCCACCACCCACCGCATGACGTCCCACGCCGCGCAGCGACCCGGCGAACCGGCCGACCCGACGACCACCGGGCTGACAGGATCGGGACGTGCTCGACGCGATGGCCCCGGCCCGTCGGCGGCTGTTCCTGGTCGTCGGGGGGATGGTCGTGCTCGCGGTCGTCGCCACCGCGGTCCTGCTGGTCCTCCGCAGCCAGCGCGGCGGGGTGACCCCGGTCGCGCAGGACGAGCAGGGGCCGGTGCTGCTGGTGCCGGGGTACGGCGGCGACACCTCCTCCCTCGACGTGCTGGCGCAGGCGCTGCGGAGGACAGGCCGCGAGGTCGTGCTCGTCGACGCACCCGGTGACGGCACCGGCGACCTCGACGCGCAGGCCGAGCACCTGGCCTCGGTCGCGGCGACGACGATGCGGGACGCGGGCGCCGGGTCGGTCGACGTGGTCGGCTACTCCGCCGGCGGGGTCGTCGTCCGGCTCTGGGTCGCCGACCACGGCGGCGGTGACGTCGTACGCCGGGCGGTCACCCTCGCCTCGCCGCACCACGGCACCGACCTCGCCGGGCTGGCCGGCGACCTCGCGCCCGACTCCTGCCCCGAGGCGTGCCAGCAGCTGGCCACCGGCAGCGATCTGGTCCGGGCGCTGAACGCCGGCGACGAGACCCCGCCCGGCCCGCGGTGGGTGGCGCTCTGGACGACCGACGACAAGACCGTGGTCCCACCGAGCTCGGGCGCGCTGGAGGGCGCGACCAGCTTCTCCCTCCAGTCGGTCTGCCCCGACCTCACGGTCTCCCACGCCGACGTCCCGCGCACCCCGGCCGTCATCGCGATCGTCGAGCGGGAGCTCGGCACCGCCGCCCCGACGGTCCCGGACAGCACCGTCTGCCGCTGAGCCGACGCGGTCAGCTCGTCATGCCCCGCAGCATCAGGCCCGTGCGCGCGTCGTACAACCACATGCCCCGCAGCCACCCGGGTCGTGGCGGGTGGAACAGCGGGCGGTCGTAGGAGGGCTGGTCCACGTCGAAGCCGTGGAACGTGTCCGCGAACTCGAGCCGCACGAAGTCCGGGAC includes these proteins:
- a CDS encoding alpha/beta fold hydrolase, which produces MLDAMAPARRRLFLVVGGMVVLAVVATAVLLVLRSQRGGVTPVAQDEQGPVLLVPGYGGDTSSLDVLAQALRRTGREVVLVDAPGDGTGDLDAQAEHLASVAATTMRDAGAGSVDVVGYSAGGVVVRLWVADHGGGDVVRRAVTLASPHHGTDLAGLAGDLAPDSCPEACQQLATGSDLVRALNAGDETPPGPRWVALWTTDDKTVVPPSSGALEGATSFSLQSVCPDLTVSHADVPRTPAVIAIVERELGTAAPTVPDSTVCR